The Elaeis guineensis isolate ETL-2024a chromosome 5, EG11, whole genome shotgun sequence DNA segment TGAATTTTCAGCGCCGAAATGTTGAAAATCCAGAATGGAGCAACACACAGGAGAAGGAAGGTAACAACATGAACATACATGTTTCCAAATCCAAGCCTTTCCATGTTCCAACCAAAGACACAAAATGTACAGAACAAGGAAAGGCAGCCCACAGTAATATCATCCCTGCAATCAAATAGTCCCCCTGCCCACTCGGGTTTGCTCACCACAACCCTTCGATCATTCAACATCAAACCGACCATGTTATGGTGCTGGACATCAGCATTAGAATTCCGACCCGGTGATTCTTCATCCGAATCAGAATTGTATTCCCTGCCAAGAGGACTATAAACAGTGTAGGCACCTGCAAAGATAGGCGTTGCAGTCCCAAGAACAGCGAAGAAATTTTCGGCAAACTCTGGTCGTTGTGTTCTCGTATAACCCCAGTAGAGTCCACACAAGGCATACTGAGTGAAACAGGTGATGTGGAGGAGCACAAGAACCACCATCATATGAGCCCACTCATGAGGTCGGTAAGCTCCACTCTTGCAATATATTCTTCGAAGTTTTATGATGTCTTCTGATCTCCATCTGCATAGAAGAACAAAGTGGTGGAACAGATTTGGATGTTGATATAGACTCATGAGCGTGAAGAGAGCATTGAGAACTTGGTTGTTGATTTCGATCCAATGATTTCTTGAGGATTTTGTGGGGAATGCTTTATCTAGTAGTCCAAGCAGGAGTAGACCCAGCATAGAGGCAGAGATGGTAACACATACTAACCAAATAAGAAAAGCAATGTTCATGGGATGTTTTATCCATTCCTGGAAGATATCCACAAGAGAAGCCCATTTGATTTTCCTGATAAAGTTGATATGGAAATGCTGTTGCATACCAACATGAGAAGAGACTGAAAGTGAAATCTCCTCTCTTTCATCCACAGTTCGCTGGAAGATAGTTAACGGGGAAGAGAATCTTAGTTTCTTAAACCAGGCTCTTGAGAGATCAGCTTTCAAGAAATCAAGAAATAACCTCTTATGATTTTTTGGATATGTTAGCTCTGTTTCAATTGATGGAATGGAAATATGAATGCTTTCAATGAGTTCGGTGGCATTCGGATCCATATCCAACTCAAGTTCAGTGAGGATTTCTTTGGTGGACTTGTTGCCATTTGATAACATCTCTCTGTTCAATTACACAAAACACCCACGAATCCTTAGCCACTGTTGTCGAGTCCCCTCTAAAGAAGTGAACAAGCGACTATTCCACGAATACTGCAGAGGATTTCGACAACCTGAGTCGGGCTCGCATCAAAATttcccggaaaaaaaaaaaagcacttaTGAAGTTATCATCACCACCTCTCTCATAACACAGAA contains these protein-coding regions:
- the LOC105044768 gene encoding uncharacterized protein isoform X2 — encoded protein: MQQHFHINFIRKIKWASLVDIFQEWIKHPMNIAFLIWLVCVTISASMLGLLLLGLLDKAFPTKSSRNHWIEINNQVLNALFTLMSLYQHPNLFHHFVLLCRWRSEDIIKLRRIYCKSGAYRPHEWAHMMVVLVLLHITCFTQYALCGLYWGYTRTQRPEFAENFFAVLGTATPIFAGAYTVYSPLGREYNSDSDEESPGRNSNADVQHHNMVGLMLNDRRVVVSKPEWAGGLFDCRDDITVGCLSLFCTFCVFGWNMERLGFGNMYVHVVTFLLLCVAPFWIFNISALKIHDKVVGDMVGIAGIVLCAFGLVYGGFWRIQMRKRFKLPATTHCLGSASLTDYAQWMFCWACSLAQEVRTGNLYDVEDDSLYRKHLEGDEESSPFLSPLPRESGLGTKFKTDGSSQFPISFPAKSPNLTGLGEEHGIQENELHGRHVESSILASDDAMRPPVRPLIQLSHKVSDGGSIAPPH
- the LOC105044768 gene encoding uncharacterized protein isoform X1; amino-acid sequence: MLSNGNKSTKEILTELELDMDPNATELIESIHISIPSIETELTYPKNHKRLFLDFLKADLSRAWFKKLRFSSPLTIFQRTVDEREEISLSVSSHVGMQQHFHINFIRKIKWASLVDIFQEWIKHPMNIAFLIWLVCVTISASMLGLLLLGLLDKAFPTKSSRNHWIEINNQVLNALFTLMSLYQHPNLFHHFVLLCRWRSEDIIKLRRIYCKSGAYRPHEWAHMMVVLVLLHITCFTQYALCGLYWGYTRTQRPEFAENFFAVLGTATPIFAGAYTVYSPLGREYNSDSDEESPGRNSNADVQHHNMVGLMLNDRRVVVSKPEWAGGLFDCRDDITVGCLSLFCTFCVFGWNMERLGFGNMYVHVVTFLLLCVAPFWIFNISALKIHDKVVGDMVGIAGIVLCAFGLVYGGFWRIQMRKRFKLPATTHCLGSASLTDYAQWMFCWACSLAQEVRTGNLYDVEDDSLYRKHLEGDEESSPFLSPLPRESGLGTKFKTDGSSQFPISFPAKSPNLTGLGEEHGIQENELHGRHVESSILASDDAMRPPVRPLIQLSHKVSDGGSIAPPH